The genome window CTTCCTCACCCGAAGATAGAGGACCATAAAAGCAGCAATCCAAAGGACTGCGGCAACAGCATTGATTATACCGAAGGTGAGCCAGGGGAATTTCTGCTGAGTCTGATTCGCTGCCTCAGCTTTAGTCTTTATCTCAGCCTCACCCTTACTGTCATGCCTGACCTCAGCCTTGGCCTTGATATCTTCTATTTGGCCCGGAATCCCCTCGGCCGGGGCGTCTGCAGTCTTGCCAGACGACAGCGCCTTAAAGGTATGCTCCTGAGTCCGCCTGATGCCTTTGCCTTCGACAAGGACCCGGACCTCATAAACACCTGCCTGGGCCGCCGTGATCCTGCAGGAATAGAGACCGTCACCGGCCCTGACATCGCCATCCAGACCGTTATCAAAGAGTGCCTTGAGAAAACCGCTTCCGTCAGGCTGCTTTACATATGCAGACATCTTCAGATACCTGATCACTTCAGGGCTGTTAAGCACCAGTTGGCCTTTTACGACACTGCCGGTTATAGTCATGGATTCGCCCTGTCTGATCTCGGCACTGTGCAGGGAACTCTGAAGTTCAATCCCGGCCGAGCCGGTATCCTGACCAGGCGTAGGCGACGATATCAGAAAAATGACAGCAAGGACCGTAATGCCTTTCAGCAGCAACAGCCGCCTCATCCCTTCCATCTCCCTCAGCTTCATGTAGTTATTATACAGCAGGCCGTATCCAAAGCTTAAATACTCAGCATTCCCCAGTGGGAAACATCCTGATTTTGGTAAAAAAACCACTTGTATGTTATAATTTTTGACATGTTGAACACTGCAGATTCTGCCCTGAACAGACCATTTATCAATAGCGAAGACCTCCCGAAAGTCCCCTTTGTGCTTATTGCCATATCACCCCGTTTTATACGCGAAAACACGGTTATCCCTCTTGAATTGAAGCAAAACGTGCTGAAGATAGCAATGGCAGACCCTGATGATCGGGATACCATTGATGCCCTCAGGGTTGCAACGGCTGCGGAAATCCAGGTATTCGCGGCTGACCGCAGGGCCCTCGGTGAATATATATCAAAATTCTATGGTCAGGAATCACAGGACATAAACAGGATTGTAGAAGATATGGGAGAAAAGGGGTTCGAGTTTGTCAGCGAAGATGAGGAGGATATCGGGCATCTGAAAGACCTTGCCTCGGAGGCTCCCATCATACGGCTGGTGAACCTTCTGATAACAAGAGCTGTTGAGGGCCGCGCAAGCGATATCCATATAGAGCCGTTCGATGATGAATTGAAGGTCAGATACCGCATCGATGGCGTACTGCACGATGCAGAATCCACTCCAAAAAAACTGCAGGCCGCTATCATTTCTAGAATCAAGATCATGGCAAAGCTGAATATAGCGGAAAGGAGACTGCCGCAGGACGGGCGCATAAGACTGAAGGTTGGGGAAAAAGAGGTTGACCTCAGGGTCTCCACCATACCCATTCTTCACGGCGAAAGCGTCGTCATGAGGATTCTTCACAAGGAAGGCATCGCCATAGACCTGAAACTTCTGGGGTTCCCGCCAAAGATGCTGTTGCAGTTTCAACAGCTTATCGGGAAACCCAATGGGATTATCCTGGTAACCGGTCCCACGGGAAGCGGCAAGACGACTACGCTTTATGGGGCTCTGGACAAGATAAATTCGCCCGAAAAAAAAATAATCACCGTTGAGGACCCGGTCGAGTATCAGCTCAAGGGAGTCAACCAGATCCAGGTCAAACCACAGATTGGCCTTAATTTTTCTAACACCCTCAGACATATTGTCAGGCAGGACCCTGACATCATCATGATTGGAGAGATCAGAGACCTCGAGACTGCCGAGATTGCCATCCAGTCAGCATTGACCGGTCATATGGTATTTTCCTCCCTGCATACAAACGATGCGCCAAGCGCTCTGACAAGGCTCCTTGATATGGGTGTTGAAAATTTTCTTCTGTCGTCTACCGTGAGGGGAGTGCTTGCACAGAGACTCGTCAGACTGATATGCCCTTCCTGCAAGGAGACAGACCCTTCGACCGCTGACAGGGAAGAACTCCTGACACTCGGGATAGAAAGGGATACGCCACTCTACCGAGGAGCAGGATGTGAACAATGTGCGCATACCGGGTATTTCGGCCGGGCCGGGATATTTGAACTTCTGATTATTGACGATGAGATACGCAAACTGGGCCTGAAGAACGCTGATTCAAATCAGATCAGAGCTATGGCCAGACAGCATGGAATGAAGACTCTGCTGGAAGATGGCGCTGATAAAATAAGGGCGGGGATCACTACCTTGAGTGAAGTGCTCAGGGTAACGCAGGAGACCTAAGTGCCCATTTTTTCATACAGGGCCACCACCCCGGACGGTCAGATTGTTGAAGGTGTCATAGAAGCCGCGGATGAACCAACTGCCGTCAACAGACTGAAAAACTCCGGGATTATCCCGCTAAAGATCGATGCCTCATCCGAAGGAACCAAACGGAAGTTTACGTTAAAGTCGTCAAAGGGTGATATGCTGACATTCACCACAGAGCTTTCCGCACTCTTAAGCGCAGGATTACCTATCGACAGAAGTCTTAACATGCTCGCAGAGATCTCTGAAGGCAAAGAGATGAAGAGCGTAATCCAGTCGATCCTCAAAGCTATCAGAGAGGGAAGTTCCTTTTCTGACGCCCTGCAGAAACATCCCAAAGTCTTTTCAAAACTGTACGTAAACATGATAAGGGCTGGTGAAGTCGGCGGCGTTCTGGACGTTGTCCTGGATAAATTGAACGAGTTTCTCGAATCTACCAGAGAATTAAAAGAGCATGTCTTCTCTGCGATGATCTATCCGGCTATCCTTCTTCTTACAGGCGGGATATCGATAATCATCCTCCTGGTCTATGTCCTTCCAAAATTCTCGATCATTTTCAGTGAGATGGGCACCTCCCTGCCGCTGCCGACGCTGGCACTTATTAAGTTCAGCAATATCATAAAATCATTCTGGTGGATCATCCTCTTGTCAGCAGTAACGGGATGGCTTGTATTCAGAAACTACATACGGTCTGCAGACGGCAGGTACCGTTGGGATGCCCTCAAGCTGAAGCTCGCAGGAGACGTAATCATTAAGCTTGAAACCGCACGCTTTACCAGGACCCTCGGCACACTTTTACAAAGCGGGGTGCCCCTTCTTCAGGCCTTGAAAAACGCAAAAGATATTATTAATAACCAGATCATAGCCGTAACAATCGATACCGTGACAAAAGGTGCAAAAGAGGGCAAGGGTATCGCAGGGCCGTTAGCCGGTGCCAATGTTTTTCCTCCCCTTGCCCTGTCAATGATAAAGGTGGGCGAAGAGACGGGCCAGCTGGATGCGATGCTGCTGAAGGTCGCTTCCACGTATGAAAAGAGTCTCAAGACTGCCATGAAACGATTCATCGGATTCCTTGAGCCGGCGCTGATCCTGAGCATGGGGATTATTATAGGATTCATCGTCCTTTCCATGCTGATGGGCATATTCAGCATGACTGATCTGCCGCTGTAAATGCACGACAATAAGGCATGAAATCTAACCGATCCGGCTTTACCCTTCTTGAACTGATAATTGTTCTTTTCCTGATTACGCTTATGCTTGGCCTTTCTTCGGTGTTCTTTGCAAATACACTCCCTTCCGGCAGGTTCAATGCCACCGCAAGAGAAATTGCAGCAACCATAAGGCAGGCCAAACACCTTGCCCAACGTAAGGGAGAAAAGCAGATCGTCACAATCAATATGGACACAAACAGCTACGGCATAGAAGGACAGACCGGAAAAATTCTGCCCTCCGGAATATCCTTTAAGGTGATTGACCCGCTGGCCGGTGAGATCACCAGCGGGATATACCAGATAGCCTTTCGCATGACGGGAAGCACCGAGGGCGGGACCATCATTGTCTGGAATAACGCCAAAGCAGCTCAGATAAATATAGATCCGGTTGCAGGGGCCGTGATAATCAGATAGATGAAATTTACCAGACAGAAAAGATATCCTGCATTTAGCATTGCAGACAGGGGGTTTACCCTGCTGGAAGTCCTCGTTGCCATGGTATTGTTGAGCGTTGCATTAGCAGCCATTCTTGAGCTCTTCTCGACTAACCTGAAGGCACTGGCAAAATCGGATGATGTCTCAAATGCCGTCATACTGGCTGAATTAAAGATGCGGGAGATCCTTGATGACGAAACCCTCATAGAACGTGCCTGGTCAGAGTCAACCGGGGATAAATACCGTATAGATATTGCGGTAAGAAGTACGGAAAATAACAGGACGGAAAATCTTCAGATCAAATTGTTTGAAATCAACCTGACGGTCCTCTGGACAAAGGACGCAAAAGAAAAGACCGTTAACCTGAAGACCCTTAAAGTCGTGGCTAAACAGATATGATAATACCGTTGCCTCTTCACCATAACCATATAAGAGATTCCAGAAAAAGCAGCGTCATCTCCAGCGTTTTTCCCCGAAGAAGAAAAATATACCTGCCGGCATGCAATTCCCGCAGCGGATTCACGCTGTTAGAATTGTTGATCTCGCTTGTCATGATCGGGGTTATCGCCCTAATAGTGACAGGTGCCATGCGTCTTGGCCTGCGCACGGTCAGCACAGGAGAAAAGAAGATCGATCACCTTGAAATGACCAGGGCATCTTTTACGATAATCGACTCGCAGATCCAGTCTCAGACCCCGCTTTCTTACGAGGAAAATGGTGAAAAGAAATACTATTTTCAGGGGGACAAGGGGTTTCTGCAGCTTGCTACTAACTATTCCATCTGGGGAGGCCAGAAGGGATATGTGCTGGTAAGATACAAAGTCACGTCAGATGAGACCGGCAAACAGTTCTTGTCAGTATCCGAAAATATTATTGGGATGAGCGGCAACAGGGAATCAAGGCTCTTCAGTGGAGTTGATGCCATACGTTTCGAGTATTTTTTCAAGGATCCTACCGAGGAAAAGGGGAGATGGGTTGACACCTGGACTGATAAGGCAACTATCCCCGAGAAGGTAAAACTGCATCTTCTTTACGGTGGAAATGATACCTCGATGATCATACCGATGAGGACCGCGGCTCTGTCGCAGACAACGTCAAGCAAGGCTCGTGACAAGCAAAAGAAGCCTGTAAAAACAGGAAAGTAGGGAGTGCCGGATATGCACCGAAATACTGCGAGACATGCTAGAGTTCATACCGGAGCGGGAACAGTTTCCGGGACACAGAGGGGCATTGCATTGCTCATTGTGCTTTGGGTCCTGACCATTTTGATCGTTATCGTTTTTTCATTTTCCTATATGGCAAGGACAGAAGCCTATGCTACCATGTCCTTCAGACAGACCGTCGAAAAGAAATTCCTTTCGGAAGCGGGATTAGCAAGAGGAATAGCCGAGTTATTCTATTTGAATGAAAACAGGAACGCAACAACGGTGATGGAAGGAAGCGAGGTCTGGAGGACAGATGGCAGAAAATACAAGCTTTTGGCTGATAACGGATACTATACGGTTGGCATCGTAAACGAAGGTGGCAAGGTAGACATAAATACTGCGCCTGAGTTAGTATTAAGGACTTTATTGATTAATCTCGGCGTAGACGCCGATTACGCTGATGGTCTTGTTGATTCCATAATGGACTGGAAGGATCCGGACAATCTTCGCAGACTGCATG of Nitrospirota bacterium contains these proteins:
- the gspE gene encoding type II secretion system ATPase GspE — encoded protein: MLNTADSALNRPFINSEDLPKVPFVLIAISPRFIRENTVIPLELKQNVLKIAMADPDDRDTIDALRVATAAEIQVFAADRRALGEYISKFYGQESQDINRIVEDMGEKGFEFVSEDEEDIGHLKDLASEAPIIRLVNLLITRAVEGRASDIHIEPFDDELKVRYRIDGVLHDAESTPKKLQAAIISRIKIMAKLNIAERRLPQDGRIRLKVGEKEVDLRVSTIPILHGESVVMRILHKEGIAIDLKLLGFPPKMLLQFQQLIGKPNGIILVTGPTGSGKTTTLYGALDKINSPEKKIITVEDPVEYQLKGVNQIQVKPQIGLNFSNTLRHIVRQDPDIIMIGEIRDLETAEIAIQSALTGHMVFSSLHTNDAPSALTRLLDMGVENFLLSSTVRGVLAQRLVRLICPSCKETDPSTADREELLTLGIERDTPLYRGAGCEQCAHTGYFGRAGIFELLIIDDEIRKLGLKNADSNQIRAMARQHGMKTLLEDGADKIRAGITTLSEVLRVTQET
- a CDS encoding type II secretion system F family protein, with the translated sequence MPIFSYRATTPDGQIVEGVIEAADEPTAVNRLKNSGIIPLKIDASSEGTKRKFTLKSSKGDMLTFTTELSALLSAGLPIDRSLNMLAEISEGKEMKSVIQSILKAIREGSSFSDALQKHPKVFSKLYVNMIRAGEVGGVLDVVLDKLNEFLESTRELKEHVFSAMIYPAILLLTGGISIIILLVYVLPKFSIIFSEMGTSLPLPTLALIKFSNIIKSFWWIILLSAVTGWLVFRNYIRSADGRYRWDALKLKLAGDVIIKLETARFTRTLGTLLQSGVPLLQALKNAKDIINNQIIAVTIDTVTKGAKEGKGIAGPLAGANVFPPLALSMIKVGEETGQLDAMLLKVASTYEKSLKTAMKRFIGFLEPALILSMGIIIGFIVLSMLMGIFSMTDLPL
- a CDS encoding prepilin-type N-terminal cleavage/methylation domain-containing protein, with the translated sequence MKSNRSGFTLLELIIVLFLITLMLGLSSVFFANTLPSGRFNATAREIAATIRQAKHLAQRKGEKQIVTINMDTNSYGIEGQTGKILPSGISFKVIDPLAGEITSGIYQIAFRMTGSTEGGTIIVWNNAKAAQINIDPVAGAVIIR
- a CDS encoding type II secretion system protein: MKFTRQKRYPAFSIADRGFTLLEVLVAMVLLSVALAAILELFSTNLKALAKSDDVSNAVILAELKMREILDDETLIERAWSESTGDKYRIDIAVRSTENNRTENLQIKLFEINLTVLWTKDAKEKTVNLKTLKVVAKQI
- a CDS encoding general secretion pathway protein GspK, which translates into the protein MHRNTARHARVHTGAGTVSGTQRGIALLIVLWVLTILIVIVFSFSYMARTEAYATMSFRQTVEKKFLSEAGLARGIAELFYLNENRNATTVMEGSEVWRTDGRKYKLLADNGYYTVGIVNEGGKVDINTAPELVLRTLLINLGVDADYADGLVDSIMDWKDPDNLRRLHGAEDDYYLSLPNPYKAKNTDFATLEELLLVKGMTPEILYGDTGKKGIIDFLTINSRMTQININAAPREVLLAIPGITPELADSILAIRETQEIQDIQGVLGNNYSLASSYIGLTLANAFTIESAGYKDTDRSGYTIRATVTLEGNNKFKYIYYKSPVDITQ